Proteins co-encoded in one Streptomyces roseochromogenus subsp. oscitans DS 12.976 genomic window:
- a CDS encoding GOLPH3/VPS74 family protein yields the protein MGRSRRTLPEELLLLALDPATGTTAQPQSLDLGLAGAQLVELALAGRIAPDGDRIAVVVPRPTGDPTLDCALELLRRRGAPVRAVHWIGGPRLGLRQIYLSHLERCGMVAAVPGQMCGVLPTTRYQATDTAISREIRGRLDSAIRTGVPPDPRTAALAALAHAVGLGKHLYPGNEGRSSRSRLRDLIRHDPMGGLVAHAVMDVQNGAVAQ from the coding sequence ATGGGCAGGAGCCGCAGAACACTTCCGGAGGAGCTTCTGCTGCTGGCATTGGACCCGGCCACGGGTACCACTGCGCAGCCGCAGTCGCTCGACCTCGGTCTGGCCGGTGCACAGCTAGTGGAGCTGGCGCTGGCCGGACGGATAGCCCCAGACGGGGATCGTATCGCCGTGGTGGTGCCACGGCCGACAGGAGATCCGACTCTGGACTGTGCGTTGGAGTTGCTGCGAAGGCGCGGCGCTCCGGTACGGGCCGTCCACTGGATCGGCGGGCCCCGGTTGGGGCTCAGGCAGATCTACCTCTCGCATCTGGAGCGGTGCGGCATGGTTGCCGCCGTACCGGGTCAGATGTGCGGGGTGCTGCCGACCACGCGCTATCAGGCGACGGACACCGCCATCAGCCGGGAGATCCGCGGCCGGCTGGATTCCGCGATCCGCACCGGCGTACCGCCGGACCCGCGGACCGCGGCGCTCGCCGCCCTGGCGCACGCCGTCGGACTCGGCAAGCACCTGTACCCGGGGAACGAGGGACGGTCGTCCCGTTCCCGGTTGCGGGATCTCATCCGGCACGACCCCATGGGCGGTCTTGTCGCGCATGCCGTGATGGACGTGCAGAACGGCGCGGTCGCGCAG
- a CDS encoding helix-turn-helix domain-containing protein, with amino-acid sequence MASNVNPTVRRRRLGQELRRLRELKGMTAEEVAERLLVSQSKISRLENGRRSISQRDVRDLCGVYEVEDQRIVDSLMEMARDSRQQGWWHTFGDIPYSVYIGLETDAESLRVYEPQLVTGLLQTHAYAEALVQGALPETSTNEIEKRVQVRMRRQERITAENNPLRLWVVLDEAALRRVVGSKLVMREQLDHLIEMSQLPHVTVQVLPFEVGAHPGLNGQYAILEFTDAADSSVVYLEGVTSDLYLEKAQDVQKYAVMYEHLRAQSLNVEQSRQFIAKVAKDYAE; translated from the coding sequence GTGGCGTCCAATGTCAATCCCACCGTCAGGCGACGCCGGCTGGGCCAGGAGCTGCGCAGGCTCCGCGAGCTCAAGGGCATGACGGCCGAAGAGGTGGCGGAGCGGCTGCTCGTGTCGCAGTCGAAGATCAGCCGGCTGGAGAACGGCCGCAGAAGTATCAGCCAGCGCGATGTGCGCGATCTGTGTGGCGTCTACGAGGTCGAGGATCAGCGGATCGTCGACTCGCTGATGGAGATGGCCCGCGATTCGAGGCAGCAGGGGTGGTGGCACACCTTCGGGGACATCCCTTACAGCGTGTACATCGGGCTGGAGACCGACGCCGAGTCGCTGCGGGTGTACGAACCCCAGCTGGTGACCGGTCTGTTGCAGACCCACGCCTATGCGGAGGCCCTGGTGCAGGGCGCGCTGCCGGAGACGTCGACGAACGAGATCGAGAAGCGTGTGCAGGTGCGCATGCGCCGACAGGAACGTATCACCGCCGAGAACAACCCGCTGCGGCTGTGGGTGGTGCTCGACGAGGCGGCGCTGCGCCGGGTCGTCGGCAGCAAGCTGGTGATGCGCGAACAGCTGGACCATCTCATCGAGATGTCCCAGCTGCCGCATGTCACCGTGCAGGTGCTGCCGTTCGAGGTGGGCGCGCATCCGGGGCTCAACGGCCAGTACGCGATCCTGGAGTTCACCGACGCGGCCGACTCCAGCGTGGTGTACCTGGAGGGGGTCACCAGCGATCTGTACCTGGAGAAGGCCCAGGACGTACAGAAGTACGCCGTGATGTACGAGCATCTGCGGGCACAGTCCCTGAATGTGGAGCAATCCCGGCAATTCATTGCGAAGGTGGCCAAGGACTACGCGGAATGA
- a CDS encoding DUF397 domain-containing protein has product MALIQGASETWMKSSYSAGNGACVEVKSPTAAELAVRDSKVTEGPILAFPADAWNAFVTSVKA; this is encoded by the coding sequence ATGGCACTGATTCAGGGCGCTTCGGAGACGTGGATGAAGTCCTCCTATTCCGCGGGCAACGGCGCCTGCGTCGAGGTCAAGTCGCCCACCGCCGCCGAACTCGCCGTCCGGGACTCCAAGGTCACCGAGGGCCCGATCCTGGCCTTCCCCGCCGACGCGTGGAACGCCTTCGTCACCTCGGTCAAGGCCTAG
- a CDS encoding glutathione peroxidase: MTNVLNVEIDALTGGPANLPQYAGKAVLIVNVASKCGLTPQYTGLEKLQERYAAQGFTVLGVPCNQFLGQEPGSAEEIAEFCSATYGVSFPLTEKIEVNGQGRHPLYERLVGFADGEGHSGDIRWNFEKFLIGRDGTVVARFSPQTEPESAEVVAAIEGQLA; the protein is encoded by the coding sequence ATGACCAACGTGCTGAATGTCGAAATCGACGCCCTCACCGGCGGCCCCGCGAACCTTCCCCAATACGCGGGCAAGGCCGTGCTGATCGTGAACGTGGCCTCCAAGTGCGGCCTGACCCCCCAGTACACCGGCCTGGAGAAGCTCCAGGAGCGGTACGCCGCGCAGGGCTTCACCGTGCTCGGCGTGCCCTGCAACCAGTTCCTCGGGCAGGAGCCCGGCTCCGCCGAGGAGATCGCCGAGTTCTGCTCGGCGACGTACGGCGTGTCCTTCCCGCTCACCGAGAAGATCGAGGTGAACGGTCAGGGGCGGCACCCGCTGTACGAGCGGCTCGTCGGGTTCGCCGACGGCGAGGGGCACAGCGGTGACATCCGCTGGAACTTCGAGAAGTTCCTGATCGGCCGGGACGGCACGGTCGTGGCCCGGTTCTCGCCGCAGACCGAGCCGGAGTCCGCCGAGGTCGTGGCGGCCATCGAGGGCCAGCTGGCCTGA
- a CDS encoding nuclear transport factor 2 family protein, translating to MSQAVRNTYAKVSGEVYAEVRTFYAWQMRRVDALDIEGFAATFTEDGEVVHAGGHVQRGREEMLAGMRAALPRYRDIAVRHWFDHVLIEPDPVDEDTLHVSYYSLVTQTDREGNVAFEPTFTVEDELVRREGALYTRRRVIHRDTPVEPPVHTG from the coding sequence GTGTCCCAGGCGGTCAGGAATACGTATGCGAAGGTCTCCGGGGAGGTCTACGCCGAGGTCCGGACGTTCTACGCATGGCAGATGCGCCGGGTGGACGCGCTGGACATCGAGGGGTTCGCCGCCACGTTCACCGAGGACGGGGAGGTCGTGCACGCGGGCGGGCACGTACAGCGCGGGCGGGAGGAGATGCTCGCGGGGATGCGGGCCGCGCTGCCGCGCTACCGCGACATCGCGGTACGGCACTGGTTCGACCACGTGCTGATCGAGCCGGACCCGGTCGACGAGGACACCCTGCACGTGTCGTACTACTCGCTCGTCACCCAGACCGACCGCGAGGGCAACGTCGCCTTCGAGCCGACCTTCACCGTCGAGGACGAGCTGGTGCGCCGCGAGGGCGCGCTCTACACCAGGCGCCGGGTGATCCACCGCGACACCCCGGTGGAGCCGCCCGTGCACACCGGCTGA
- a CDS encoding MBL fold metallo-hydrolase: MSAPVQAPPSLEQVAEGVYAYVQPGGGWCVNNAGLVVGEDFAVLVDTAATEARTRRLREAVEQVVPDGVDFVVNTHFHGDHTFGNGQFTPRALVVAHAGTRADSAEAGLHLRELWPQVEWGETPLALPSLTFQDTLTLHTGGSRAELLHVGPAHTANDVVVWVPERAVLFTGDVVWSGVTPYVLMGSVTGSLQALRRLRALGPRTVVPGHGPVGGPELLDFTEAYLRLLERLAADGLRDGLTPLQAAERAHLGEFAGLVDAERLVGNLHRAYAEQQGLPPGARLDVVASFKEMVAFHGGLPACHA; encoded by the coding sequence ATGAGCGCTCCGGTCCAGGCGCCGCCGTCGCTCGAACAGGTGGCGGAGGGGGTGTACGCGTATGTGCAGCCCGGCGGCGGATGGTGCGTGAACAACGCGGGTCTGGTGGTCGGCGAGGACTTCGCGGTCCTCGTCGACACGGCGGCCACCGAGGCCCGTACCCGGCGGCTGCGCGAGGCCGTCGAGCAGGTCGTGCCCGACGGGGTGGACTTCGTGGTCAACACCCACTTCCACGGCGATCACACCTTCGGCAACGGCCAGTTCACACCCCGGGCGCTGGTCGTCGCCCACGCCGGGACCCGGGCGGACAGCGCGGAGGCGGGTCTGCATCTGCGGGAGCTGTGGCCGCAGGTGGAGTGGGGCGAGACACCGCTCGCCCTGCCGTCGCTCACCTTCCAGGACACGCTGACGCTGCACACGGGCGGCTCGCGGGCCGAGCTGCTCCATGTGGGCCCCGCGCACACCGCGAACGACGTGGTCGTGTGGGTCCCCGAGCGGGCGGTGCTGTTCACCGGCGACGTCGTGTGGTCGGGTGTCACCCCGTATGTCCTGATGGGGTCGGTCACCGGTTCGCTCCAGGCCCTGCGGCGGCTGCGAGCGCTTGGCCCGCGCACCGTGGTCCCGGGCCACGGACCGGTCGGCGGACCGGAGTTGCTGGACTTCACCGAGGCGTATCTACGGCTGCTGGAGCGCCTGGCCGCGGACGGCCTGCGGGACGGTCTGACCCCGCTGCAGGCCGCGGAGCGCGCTCACCTCGGCGAGTTCGCCGGCCTGGTGGACGCCGAGCGTCTGGTGGGCAATCTGCACCGCGCCTACGCCGAGCAGCAGGGCCTGCCCCCGGGCGCCCGGCTCGACGTCGTGGCGTCCTTCAAGGAGATGGTCGCCTTCCACGGCGGCCTGCCCGCCTGCCACGCCTGA
- a CDS encoding flavin reductase family protein, which translates to MTDTGGTLLAEPTTDVAAFRAAMGRFPTGVTLLTQGSGDDTIVMTLNSLTSVSLDPMLLLVSVKADGRMRPKIVRGGGFAVNVLSELQRDLAQEFCRPDRPAGRAAMARLDAVEGVLGHAVIPSAEAYFECELYDEHEAGDHVLLIGRIVAVHNRPGAAQPLVFHRGTYAHVTAAAPASVDRGRAA; encoded by the coding sequence ATGACCGACACCGGTGGCACGCTGCTCGCCGAACCCACTACCGACGTCGCCGCCTTCCGCGCCGCGATGGGCCGCTTCCCCACCGGGGTCACCCTGCTGACGCAGGGCAGCGGCGACGACACCATTGTCATGACCCTCAACAGCCTGACCTCGGTGTCCCTCGATCCGATGTTGCTGCTGGTCTCGGTCAAGGCGGACGGCCGGATGCGTCCGAAGATCGTGCGCGGCGGAGGCTTCGCCGTGAACGTGCTCAGCGAACTCCAGCGCGACCTCGCCCAGGAGTTCTGCCGCCCGGACCGCCCGGCGGGCCGGGCCGCGATGGCGCGCCTCGACGCCGTCGAGGGAGTGCTCGGCCATGCGGTGATCCCCTCGGCCGAGGCGTACTTCGAGTGCGAGCTGTACGACGAGCACGAGGCCGGTGACCACGTCCTGCTGATCGGCCGGATCGTGGCCGTGCACAACCGGCCCGGCGCGGCGCAGCCGCTGGTCTTCCACCGCGGCACCTACGCGCACGTCACCGCTGCCGCTCCCGCCTCGGTGGACCGGGGCCGGGCGGCATGA
- a CDS encoding SDR family NAD(P)-dependent oxidoreductase, with amino-acid sequence MTEAGRRVAFVTGATSGIGLAVTELLARQGTAVFGVARAEESVTAVVKRLREEGLEVSGAVCDVTSSEQVKAAVEAAVAAYGRIDILVNNAGRGGGGVTAELPDALWLDVIDTNLNGTFRVTREVLSTGRMRDGDWGRIINIASTGGKQGVELAAPYSASKHGVVGFTKAVGKELAQTGITVNAVCPGYVETPMAQRVRQGYADHYGVSEQQMLEKFNAKIPLGRYSTPEEVAGLVGYLASDTAASITAQALNVCGGLGNY; translated from the coding sequence ATGACAGAAGCGGGACGACGGGTTGCCTTCGTCACCGGCGCGACCAGCGGGATCGGGCTGGCCGTGACCGAACTGCTGGCCCGGCAGGGGACGGCGGTGTTCGGTGTGGCGCGCGCCGAGGAAAGCGTCACCGCGGTGGTGAAGCGGCTGCGCGAGGAGGGTCTGGAGGTCTCCGGCGCGGTCTGTGACGTCACCTCCAGCGAGCAGGTGAAGGCCGCCGTCGAGGCGGCGGTGGCCGCGTACGGGCGCATCGACATCCTGGTGAACAACGCGGGCCGGGGCGGCGGCGGCGTCACCGCCGAACTGCCGGACGCCCTGTGGCTCGATGTGATCGACACCAATCTGAACGGCACGTTCCGGGTGACCCGCGAGGTGCTCAGCACCGGACGGATGCGGGACGGCGACTGGGGCCGCATCATCAACATCGCCTCCACCGGCGGCAAACAGGGCGTCGAACTGGCCGCGCCCTACTCGGCCTCCAAGCACGGCGTCGTCGGCTTCACCAAGGCCGTGGGCAAGGAGCTGGCGCAGACCGGCATCACGGTGAACGCGGTGTGCCCCGGCTATGTCGAGACCCCGATGGCACAGCGGGTCCGCCAAGGCTACGCCGACCACTACGGCGTGAGCGAGCAGCAGATGCTTGAGAAGTTCAACGCGAAGATCCCGCTGGGCCGTTACTCCACCCCCGAGGAAGTGGCCGGCCTGGTCGGCTATCTCGCCTCGGACACGGCCGCCTCCATCACCGCCCAGGCGCTCAACGTCTGCGGCGGCCTGGGCAACTACTGA
- a CDS encoding SRPBCC domain-containing protein translates to MPEQTQTIPDVRKSVTVEASPEDCFRVFTERPAAWWPPSHVLVKKERAGLAFDPGVGGRYYEWDVEGTEIAWGKVLEWEPGRRLVMTWRIDGNWQSITDDERASEIEVDFEPVDATHTKVSLAHVKLHKHGEGAERIFRALDGPSPGETLERFEQAVARGV, encoded by the coding sequence GTGCCCGAGCAGACACAGACCATCCCCGACGTACGGAAGTCGGTGACCGTCGAGGCCAGCCCCGAGGACTGCTTCCGCGTGTTCACCGAGCGGCCGGCGGCCTGGTGGCCGCCCTCCCACGTGCTGGTCAAGAAGGAGCGGGCCGGGCTCGCCTTCGACCCGGGTGTCGGCGGCCGGTACTACGAGTGGGACGTGGAGGGCACCGAGATCGCCTGGGGCAAGGTCCTGGAGTGGGAGCCGGGCCGACGGCTCGTCATGACCTGGCGCATCGACGGCAACTGGCAGTCCATCACGGACGACGAGCGGGCCAGCGAGATCGAGGTCGACTTCGAGCCCGTCGACGCCACGCACACCAAGGTGTCGCTCGCGCACGTCAAGCTGCACAAGCACGGCGAGGGCGCCGAGCGGATCTTCCGCGCCCTGGACGGCCCGAGCCCGGGGGAGACCCTGGAGCGCTTCGAGCAGGCCGTCGCGCGCGGCGTCTGA